agagagagagggagacacagaatcggaaacaggctccaggctctgagccatcagcccagagcctgacgcggggctcgaactcacggaccgcgagatcgggacctggctgaagtcggacgcttaaccgactgcgccacccaggcgcccctatattctaAAACTATTGTAGTAGTCTGGCACAAGTTgaaactactttttttaaaaaaatgtgtcttttaataatattttttcttaagagtATATAACAACATGATATGAATTTGGACCTTTCTGTAAAACACAATcatatattattgttatttttcagaTTCACATGGCAATCCATAATAAGACGAAAAAAATCAGTATGGGTCAGAAAAATCTGCATACTCTGTCAATTCAGTGTAGATAAAAGCCTTGCTACTCAAATGCTTTCCAAGAGCTTTGCATAAGTACCActtaagagaaatggaaaatctcaGGAGCTGCCATGAACTCTAAACCAGAATCTAAAGTTTTTCAAGATACCCAGACGATTCATATGCATATAAAAATCAGTGAAGCTAtgaactggattttttttaagtaacctctgtgtccaagtggggcttgaactcatgaccctgagatcaagggtcgcatgctctacctacagaaccaaccaggcacccctatgaatTAGATTCAATCTGAGCTTTGAGCTCCACTTCATTATTTACTAACTGGTTAACTTGGACAAGTTACATCttttatatttgggaaaaaaatggggctaatataaagaattattatattttataaatcaaagGGATggatatatacccatatatacataattacataaaatatttaaaccgCATTACTGTTTTCTTAGGTTGACTTAAACAAGATACACTGTGAAGCTACAGAATAAAATAAGGTAGAGACTATGTAATGTCCTCCAAAGATTTTAACATTCATGCAGAGCTGATCTGTGCAATGGTCTTGTCATAGGAACAGTCACACAAAATACTAAGAGGAGCCTAGAATATGAGagtaataactaatatttaaacagacattaaatttcagtttatgctattcaatttattattattaaatgcctataaaatatataaaatacaaattaaatatacTAATATAAGGTATGTAGAATCAGACATAGAATGAGATATATACCAAAAATATCAAAGTTGCTGTGAAATTTTGACCATGATGTAATTGCTGAAACAAATGTCTGGTCTATGTTGAGTAGTCTTTTACCATCTCTCTCTACTGCTTGCTTTCTGGGGGTAGATGAAGTCAGGCTCATAGTTGGTAATTAGGAGTTTTAGAAACCTCAACCTGGGAGTCTGTCAACAGCAGGAAAAGTTACTTCTGTACAGCTGTCTGATCATAGGTAGAGTTTCACATATTAGCAAAGGGCATCAGCACTTAGTcatttccaatttcatttttttctagtcaCACAGATTGTTGAAGATGACTGGCCGTCAGGGCTCCATGCAAACACTCCTTAGAATACCATCTACAAAATGAATTGTTCAGGTAATTTGTAACATTTCTTAGcagtgaatatattttatattaaatcttCCTGTGATATCCTGAAAGCAGATGACATGGATAAAATTAACCAGACATTTACAtcagaatttcttcttctgggattctctGGTTACCCAAAACTGGAGATCATGTACTTTGTTCTAATTCTAGTAATGTATCTAGTGATTCTAACTGGCAACGGTGTTCTGATCATAGCAAGCATCTTTGATTCTCGTCttcacacccccatgtacttcttcctgggcAACCTGTCTTTCCTGGATATCTGCTATACATCCTCCTCTGTTCCCTCAACTTTGGTGAgcttaatttcaaagaaaaggaacatttccTTCTCTGGATGTGCAGTGCAGATGTTCTTTGGGTTTGCAATGGGGTCAACAGAGTGTTTCCTCCTTGGCATGATGGCTTTTGATCGCTATGTAGCCATCTGTAACCCTCTGAGATACCCCATCATCATGAGCAAGGTGGTGTATGTACTGATGGCTTCTGTGTCATGGCTCTCTGGTGGAATCAACTCAATTGTGCAAACATCTCTTGCCATGCAGTTGCCTTTCTGTGGGAATAATGTTATCAACCATTTCACATGTGAAATATTAGCTGTCCTTAAGCTAGCTTGTACTGATATATCCCTAAATATTATCACCATGGTGATATCAAATATGGCATTCCTGGTTCTTCCACTGatagtcatttttttctcctatatgtTCATCCTTTACACCATCTTGAGAATGAACTCAGCCACAGGGAGACGCAAAGCCTTTTCCACCTGTTCAGCACATCTGACTGTGGTGATCATATTTTATGGTACCATCTTCTTCATGTATGCCAAGCCCAAGTCTCAAGAGTTTCCTGGGGACGACAAGTTGCAAACTTCAGACAAgctcatttctctgttttatgGGGTAGTGACCCCCATGCTAAATCCTATAATCTATAGCTTGAGGAATAAGGATGTAAAAATTTCTGTAAAATATCTGCTAAACCAAAAAGCTATTCAGTAAGTATATCCTACACAGAAAATATAGGTCTTTTCATAACAGGCACAGAGATGGACTCATAGGTCAATTAGTTAaaaccttctttggagaaactaTGGTTaagaaaggatatttttattcttcccctTCCCTAGCTTTACTCAGCTAGAATTACTGAGAACTATAGTTTGCTTTAAACTCAGCTTCCAAAATGTCCTGGTCTAGATTCCACAAGCATGGTGAATTCCATTAGAATCTCATCTCTGGTGATATCTGGAATGAGTGTTTCTGGTGTCGTGTGTAGAAACACAGTGGAAAACATCACACGTAAGCTTTAGAAATAGGTAAGAGTAAAAAATCTGCAATTTCACAAACTACCTAAGTGACATTGGATAGACTATTCTTTGTAAGCCATACTTACCTTACCTTGGAATAAGGAAATACGTAAAGCCAGGTTTTAGTGTCATTTAAAGTTTCAATAACTGGAGAAAGCACCTGGCATAGCACTACTTCACAGTGTCTAGAATTTCAGAATTGAAGCTAAGACTCCAAATTGATGACTAAAAGCGACTACTGAGCACCTCTTTTACCATAAGCTAATAATTACAAGAGCCAAAATCTCCTCCTGGAAGTCACTCTGTTAATATCTTTGCCTTTCCCCTTAAAGCTATATAAAGCGAAGctcaggagagaggaagaaataactGAGGGAATTTTCTACCTTATGGTGAGTCCACAATGGGTTTTGGGCGACATTTCACAACAGTCACTGTGAAAGAATGGCAaaattgtttttccaatccaAGTTTGGGGATGCTGCAAAAGAGCCCCTTAAGGTTTTGGGTGCCTACAAAGAAATAGAGTCTGACTTCCTATTTGAAGAGGGGAGACCTGCAGAGTTCTCTAGGCTGCAGACTAGCAGAGGAGCTGGTctagaaaggagaggaaggttAGTATTCTAtgccaaataaaacagaaatgtttcaAATCTGCCTGAGGTGTTCTTCTGGGCTCAGAAAGAGTGGTAAAAACAatgattaggaaaataaaatccattttttcattttccaatgaGTTGAAATTCTTTATTAAGtctattatgttctttttttttcttttttcttttttctttttctgttgattCCTTGTCTAGAAGGCCATTGCCGAGCATAGAGTATCTTTGAGCCACACCATCTGTCTTTTCTGTAATCTCTTAGCCCATGTGATAACTGGGCTTTGACTTTATTTCCTACTCAACattcctctttattttgttttggagCCACACTGTAACCCCATATCTCCTACTCAGAGGCTTCATTCTTTGCCATTCCACTTCCTTCGGTTGACCCAGGTTTCTACCTAAATGATCTGGTCACTAAATTCAGCTATTCTGCCACTGCCCTACCAGGAATGAAGGGTTGTTACTGTGGAAAATCTCCAGCTGTTGCTCTCTCTTCTGTGTTGGAACATCAGTGTTGCTTTTGGTTCTGTTCAGAAAGGCATGCTCCAGACCCTGTGGGTAATGCCTTTTAAATTTCTGgcatttctcctcctttcccccactAGTGGCCCTGCATTTGTACCTGATCCTTGTTTAATTCTCTTTCAGTTTCGATATGGGACAACAAGGGTTTAGGCATGCAGAAATGTTATTTGTATGATTTTAACCAACTCCTTAGcagcttaatttttatttttttttctcacacaaTATCAAGGTTGTTAGTATCTTATATGTAGGCTTATATCAAGTTGAAcctttcatttaataaaatattccacAGGTACATAAAAATGGTACAAAAGGGcttttataaaaacaagaaggATCATGTTAATCAATGATCAGAAAATTAATAGATTCAATAATACATTGCCCTCcttggaaaatcagaaaatttccaagaaattgttaagtgtattattttctgataataaatatttttaaattaaaaaaaactatgtaaaactattttaaaaatattgtctaTATAGCCATCTCCCAAAGATATCATCTTCAAGATTTCTCCTAGTCATTAGGAGTCATACATTCACCATGTTTTTACTTTGATTTATCACTTTAATTTACTATGAACAGTTGAGggtaaagtttgtttttgttttgttttgttgttttgttttgatgtacaATACctatggtttcacaggtgaagtTTAAAAGGCAGGTGATAAAAACTTTTTCCAATTTCTAGCTCAATTACTGTCAGAAAGACCATATTACCCACCATTGTAAGAGTTTCCCCCAATATGTTTACAGCTCTGTTTACATGCATacttacacatacatatttatatctttatttatctatatatacacatttatatgtatttttttctttatggcatacttttggaatttttattttcaaatatttaacaaaagagTGAGagtaatttaataaaattctatGTACCAATCACACAACTTAAATTATTATCAACACATGGTCaactttctttcatcagtatctaTCTTCTTCCtccagattattttgaagcaaacccTGGacataattacattattttatctaactatatatttataaacatagaaAATTTATGAATATAGAGATCATTATCTCCAAGGGATAATAAACTATCATATGAACAATGCCTTCTCCAGTTAACCAGTGGGACAGTGCCAGTGAGGACTGTGAGCCATGAGAAGGGCACATGAATCAtgtaaaaaacattatttctcaGGCCAGTGAATTGTTACCATGAGATAACACAGGCTGTGTATTAACtgattttctaaatttcaaagGCAGCCAGATTTTAAAGTTAAACAATTCAACACTTTCCCAGAGTTGGATATTTTGAAGAACACATGAAGCTTCAGAGTGTAACTCATGTATGGCTAAAGCCTCCCTGTTGAGGTATAGGATATGGTGCTGCAGGAGGAAGAAATTTCCGGCCAAAAAGAAGAGTTCTGAAACTTCAGTTGTACCTCCCTGGCTAATACTGAGCAAGTGTCTCTTAGAACATTTCAGTCAGTGTTGTCTTATACACACAGCATGCTGCCATTAACTGCTTATTGAGTTTGAGTATGTATTTTGTACACCAAAAGTTGATTTCCTCAAGATACTGTAATACAGATAGTAGTAACCTTCAAATATACTTGAGAGTATTCCAAAGAGCTTCCCATAGGCTCCATTTATAtcaacaatcattttattttcttcccactttttttttcagtttcaggtGAAGTttggcatctttattttttttattttattttttatttttaaaaatttatatccaggggcgcctgggtggcgcagtcggttaagcgtccgacttcagccaggtcacgatctcgcggtccgtgagttcgagccctgcatcaggctctgggctgatggctcagagcctggagcctgtttccaattctgtgtctccctctctctctgcccctcccctgttcatgctctgtctctctctgtcccaaaaataaataaacgttgaaaaaaaaaattaaaaatttatatccaaattagttagcatatagtgcaacaatgatttcaggagtagattccttagtgccccttagccatccccccttccacaacccctccagtaaccctcagtttgttctccatatttatgagtctcttctatcaccctccctgttttatattatttttgaatcccttcctttctgttcatctattttttctcttaaagtcctcatatgagtgaagtaatatgatttttgtctttcgctgactaatttcacttagtctaataccttccagttccatccatgtagttgcaaatagcaagatttcattctttttgattgccgagtaatactctattgtgtatatgtatgtgtacatatatatgtgtgtgtttgtgtgtgtgtgtatatatatatatatatatatatatatatatatatatatataccacatcttctttatccattcatccatcgatggacacttgggctcttttcatactttggctatgttGATAGAGCTGTTATtaaacagtggggtgcatgtgtcccttcaaaacagcatacctgtatctcttggataaatacctagtagtgcaattgctgggtcatagggtagttccatttttagttttttgaggaacctccatactcttttccagggtggctgcacgagcttgcactcccaccaacaatgcaaaagagatcctctttctctgcattctcgccaacatttgttgttgcttgagttgttaatgttagccattctgacaggtgtaaggtggtatctgattgtggttttgttttgtatttccctgatgatgagtgatgtggagcattttttcatgtgtcggttggtcatctggatgtcttctttggagaagtgtctcttcctgtcttttgcccatttcttcactggattatttgttttttgggtgttgagtttgataagttctttatagatcttggatactaaccctttatctgatatgtcatttgcaaatatcttctcccattctgtcggttgccttttagttttgctgattgtttcctttgctgtgcagaagctttttattttaatgaggttccagtagttcatttttgcttttgtttcccttgcctccagagacgtgttgagtaagaagttgctgcggccaagatcaaagaggtttttgcctgctttctcctcgaggattttgatggcttcctgtcttacattgaggtctttcatccattttgagtttatgtttgtgtttggtgtgagaaagtggtccaggttcattcttctgcaagtcgctgtccagttttcccagcaccacttgctgaagagactgtctttattccattgtatattctttcctgctttgtcaaagattagttggccatacgtttgtgggtccatttctgggttctctattctgtttcattgatctgagtgtctgtttttgtgccagtaccatactgtcttggtggttaaagctttgtagtatagcttgaagtctggggttgtgatacctcctgctttggttttctttttcaagattgctttggctattcagggtcttttctggttccatacaaattttaggattatttgttctagctctgtgaagaatgctggtgttattttgatagcgatttcattgaatatgtagactgctttgggtagtatcaacattttaacaatatttgttattcctatccaggagcatggaatctttttccattttttttttgtgtgtcttcttcaacttcattcataagctttctatagttttctgtgtatagatttttcacctctttggttaggtgaaaccatttattcctaggtattttatggttttttgtgcaattgtaaatgggatcgattccttgatttctctatcTGTCGCTTAATTGTtggtgtacaggaatgcaaccaatttctgtgtgttgattttatatcctgcaactttgctgaattcatgaatcaattatagaagttttttggtggaatcttttgggttttccatatagagtatcatgtcatctgtgaagagcgaaagtttgacctcctcctgggcgatttggatacctttttttttatttgtgttgtctgattgcagaggctatgacttccccaaaccagcagaagacaggaaataacaaaaattatagcAGAagttaatgctattgaaacaacaacaaaaaaacacagaacagatcaatgagaccagaagctggttctttgaaagaattaacaaaattgataagctactagccagttggatcaaaaagaagggtaaaggacccaaataaataaaatcaagaatgaaagacgagagatcacaaccaacacagcagaaataaaaacaataataagagaatattatgagcaattatatgccaataaaatgggcaatctggaagaaatggacaaatttctagaaacatatacagtaccaaaactgaaacaggaagaaatagaaaatttgaacagacccataaccagtaaggaaattgaattagtaatcaaaaagctgccaaaaaataagagtccagggccagatggctttccaggggaattctaccaaacatttaagaaggagttaacacctattcttttgaaactgttccaaaaaatagaaatggaaggaaaacttccatactCTTTCTATGGATCCAGCATtcccttgattccaaaaccagacagagaccccactaaaaaggaaaactatagaccaatttccctgatgaacatggatgcaaaaatcctcaacaagatattagccaactggctccaacaatacattaaaaaaattattcaccacgaccaagtgggatttatacctgggatgcagggctggttcaatatccacaatacaattaatgtgattcatcacatcaataaaagaaaggacaagaaccatatgatcctctcaatagatgcagagaaagcatttgacaaaatacagcatctctcttgataaaaaccctcaagaaagtagggatagagggagcataccttgagatcataaaagccatatatgaatgacccaatgctaatatcatcctcaatggggaaaaagtgagagctttcctcctaaggtcaggaacaagacagggatgtccactcttgccactgttattcaacatagtattggaagtcttagcctctgcaattagtcaacacaaagaaataaaaggcatctttccactttttaatttttacctagGTTCACCTCCTTGGGGTAGGACTCTTTGGTTCAACGAGAGGACCAACCTATAAAGCTAGCAGCAATTTAAATATGGCCAATGATTCACCTTTTTTCTAGTCTTTTACCTAGAGTAGGGTTGGATTAGTGTAACGTATAAGTTTGCCTCAATGACAaggtaagagaaagacagaaaccattaataaagaatatccaatgggagaaagagagactcttcaaccaatggtgctgggaaagctggacagcaacatgcaaaagaatgaaattggaccactttcttacaccatacagaaaaataaattaaaaatggattaaagacctaaatgtgcaATTTGAAACTGTAAAcatcttagaggagaacacaggcagtaacctctttgaaaTCAGCCATAAcgacttctttctagatatgtatcctgaggtaaggaaaacaaaagaaaaaaataaactgagatattgagatttcatcaaaatcaaaagcttctgcacagcaaaggaggcaatcaacaaaactaaaagtcaacgtatagaatgggagaagatacttgcaaatgacgtatctgataaagggttagttatataaagaactaatacaactcacccccccccacacacacacaaataatccaattaaaaaatgagcagaagactggggcacctgggtggctaagtttgCTAAATggctaacttcggctcaggtcatgatctcatagtccgtgagttcaagccctgtgtcaggctctgtgctgacagctcacagcctggagcctgcttcagattctgtttcccttctcccttcttcttttccaaagaagacctacagatggcctaAA
The Prionailurus viverrinus isolate Anna chromosome D4, UM_Priviv_1.0, whole genome shotgun sequence genome window above contains:
- the LOC125150040 gene encoding olfactory receptor 13C3 isoform X1, with translation MDKINQTFTSEFLLLGFSGYPKLEIMYFVLILVMYLVILTGNGVLIIASIFDSRLHTPMYFFLGNLSFLDICYTSSSVPSTLVSLISKKRNISFSGCAVQMFFGFAMGSTECFLLGMMAFDRYVAICNPLRYPIIMSKVVYVLMASVSWLSGGINSIVQTSLAMQLPFCGNNVINHFTCEILAVLKLACTDISLNIITMVISNMAFLVLPLIVIFFSYMFILYTILRMNSATGRRKAFSTCSAHLTVVIIFYGTIFFMYAKPKSQEFPGDDKLQTSDKLISLFYGVVTPMLNPIIYSLRNKDVKISVKYLLNQKAIQ
- the LOC125150040 gene encoding olfactory receptor 13C3 isoform X2; this encodes MDKINQTFTSEFLLLGFSGYPKLEIMYFVLILVMYLVILTGNGVLIIASIFDSRLHTPMYFFLGNLSFLDICYTSSSVPSTLVSLISKKRNISFSGCAVQMFFGFAMGSTECFLLGMMAFDRYVAICNPLRYPIIMSKVVYVLMASVSWLSGGINSIVQTSLAMQLPFCGNNVINHFTCEILAVLKLACTDISLNIITMVISNMAFLVLPLIVIFFSYMFILYTILRMNSATGRRKAFSTCSAHLTVVIIFYGTIFFMYAKPKSQEFPGDDKLQTSDKLISLFYGVVTPMLNPIIYSLRNKDVKISVKYLLCKKHYFSGQ